The following proteins are co-located in the Sebastes umbrosus isolate fSebUmb1 chromosome 24, fSebUmb1.pri, whole genome shotgun sequence genome:
- the LOC119483603 gene encoding uncharacterized protein LOC119483603, which yields MLMRSHSERRALLGFTALLTHSTPKQRDVTSPPPLSFTPRESIFTPISLTSPPPWVTQALSNLEQGEQELLSLSERQQAEVEEVNRELDNAAIEAQREERRLLEKVEQDHREAQQHLIQVKRENAAAVRVVQSLVDQQLRKIGQLKEQIQRWGSTAGGSNKHQLQRGVAEVTQPWEISLTMKRVSFLPSPGSKTLNLGEVDVREQGMTYPIGVCGVQGQKCALHSGDKAFSNITPLEIRKEPQPNRSGQRHSSEESNKANSGNMRVVRKLRLSSSTENEDDLKSPTLRHRGVSESSQDEEVESVCSEGQDLFLAIPPVSSHGESEGDESDGRKNGTKRRSILKGKRKQKALVLVSCEEPSCPPEETDAKSSYVAISPKTRRKGSLSNQSPADLSTRHPPLSPYTLPKTKTSNESSMDSGSPPSPVDSEDSCYTYTVNTPVNGSLKQEPCRSMSTTDLSSKLRPLVKGDKGERRGTRKVNRMRLASEPSTLEQSQGNGKECDRNTMSSDERQSRSQTRVTHSLSLNRVSRSLSMSAIEGDKLHQGKESQQYNKGKKERVVPVLGELEEEGGSTALDSAYLVKQFGKQGSGRTDFNLPSGIHATVKGQLFVVDCGNARIQVTDLEKNVVQQVSPSGSERSSRICNYFDVAVNSKGLIALTCAAERAVLVFSRHGRLLQTFGGTLIGSTNEELDAPRGVTVTRQDEFLVADIKRGTLTSLKLDPKTGARLERTVVTGYHRPYLVAACVTTGLMAVSERGNETGRVPCIRVLEPGWNTIRIVGVCSGLGPVLTCPWGLCIDNDGDVMVADWGKQHHRVLFYPTKGVGWPLVTDNLSSPRGLALLPDGRMVVSDSMNHCIKIYCYK from the coding sequence ATGTTAATGCGGTCTCATTCAGAGAGAAGAGCCCTCCTTGGGTTCACAGCCCTGCTGACCCACAGCACTCCAAAACAGAGAGATGTGACGTCTCCACCTCCCCTATCCTTCACCCCACGGGAGTCCATCTTTACGCCCATATCTCTTACTTCACCACCTCCCTGGGTGACTCAAGCCCTTTCCAACCTGGAGCAAGGGGAGCAAGAACTGCTGAGCCTCAGCGAGCGACAGCAGGCCGAAGTGGAGGAGGTGAACCGTGAGTTGGACAATGCTGCGATTGAAGCTCAGAGAGAGGAGCGTCGCCTTCTTGAGAAGGTCGAGCAGGACCACAGAGAAGCCCAGCAGCATCTTATTCAGGTGAAGAGGGAGAATGCTGCAGCGGTGCGAGTTGTGCAGTCACTTGTTGACCAGCAACTTAGAAAAATTGGACAACTGAAGGAGCAGATACAAAGATGGGGCAGTACCGCTGGTGGATCCAACAAACATCAGCTCCAAAGAGGAGTGGCAGAGGTTACCCAACCTTGGGAGATCTCTCTAACAATGAAAAGGGTCAGTTTCTTACCAAGCCCTGGGTCCAAGACCTTAAACTTAGGGGAAGTTGATGTTCGAGAGCAAGGTATGACCTACCCAATTGGTGTCTGTGGTGTCCAAGGACAAAAGTGTGCCTTGCACTCAGGGGATAAAGCATTTTCAAACATTACCCCTCTTGAAATTCGAAAGGAACCACAACCAAACAGATCTGGGCAAAGGCACAGTTCAGAGGAGAGCAATAAGGCAAACAGTGGGAACATGCGTGTTGTCCGGAAACTACGTCTGTCAAGCTCTACGGAGAATGAGGATGATCTCAAATCACCCACCTTGAGACATCGTGGTGTATCTGAATCATCTCAAGATGAGGAAGTAGAGTCTGTGTGTTCAGAAGGACAAGACCTTTTCCTTGCTATTCCACCGGTCTCCAGTCATGGAGAATCTGAAGGTGATGAATCTGATGGCAGAAAAAATGGAACAAAGAGGCGCTCCATACTGAAGGGTAAGAGAAAGCAAAAGGCCCTTGTCTTGGTCTCATGTGAAGAACCATCCTGCCCGCCTGAAGAAACTGATGCAAAAAGCAGTTATGTGGCAATATCTCCAAAGACTAGGCGCAAAGGTTCTCTCTCCAATCAGAGTCCTGCAGATCTTTCCACTAGACATCCTCCACTTTCTCCATACACCCTACCCAAGACAAAGACCTCAAATGAATCTTCAATGGACAGTGGAAGCCCTCCATCCCCAGTGGACAGTGAGGATTCCTGTTACACCTATACTGTGAATACTCCAGTCAATGGATCCCTCAAGCAAGAGCCCTGCCGCTCAATGTCCACCACTGACCTCTCAAGTAAACTTCGCCCTTTGGTTAAAGGTGACAAGGGCGAGCGCAGAGGAACCAGGAAGGTTAACAGAATGCGTCTTGCCTCTGAACCTTCAACTCTTGAACAAAGCCAAGGAAATGGTAAAGAATGTGACAGGAACACCATGAGTTCTGATGAACGACAATCAAGATCTCAGACTCGTGTTACACACAGTTTAAGTTTAAACCGCGTGAGCAGATCTCTGTCCATGTCAGCCATTGAAGGAGACAAATTACATCAAGGCAAGGAATCACAGCAATACAACAAGggcaagaaagagagagttgtGCCAGTTTTGGGGGAACTGGAGGAAGAGGGCGGTTCAACTGCGCTTGACTCAGCTTATCTGGTCAAACAGTTTGGAAAACAAGGATCAGGTCGCACGGACTTCAACCTACCAAGTGGTATCCATGCAACTGTCAAAGGGCAACTATTTGTGGTGGATTGTGGAAACGCCCGTATTCAGGTGACTGATCTCGAGAAGAATGTTGTACAGCAGGTGTCTCCTTCGGGATCAGAAAGGTCTTCCCGCATCTGCAACTACTTTGACGTGGCTGTGAACTCAAAGGGCCTCATTGCCCTGACCTGTGCTGCTGAACGAGCTGTGTTGGTGTTCAGCCGTCATGGACGCCTCCTGCAAACATTTGGAGGCACATTGATTGGTTCCACCAACGAAGAGCTCGATGCTCCTAGAGGAGTGACTGTTACCCGTCAAGATGAGTTCTTGGTTGCTGACATCAAGCGTGGCACCCTAACTTCCCTCAAGCTAGACCCCAAAACCGGGGCCAGATTGGAGCGCACAGTGGTGACCGGGTACCACAGACCCTACCTGGTGGCAGCCTGTGTCACTACTGGGCTCATGGCAGTATCCGAACGAGGAAATGAGACTGGACGTGTCCCATGCATCCGGGTCCTGGAGCCTGGTTGGAACACTATCCGAATCGTAGGGGTGTGTTCTGGCCTGGGGCCTGTTCTGACCTGCCCTTGGGGTCTCTGTATTGACAATGATGGGGATGTCATGGTGGCAGACTGGGGCAAGCAGCACCACCGAGTTCTTTTTTACCCAACCAAAGGGGTTGGGTGGCCTCTGGTGACCGATAACCTAAGTAGCCCAAGGGGCCTGGCCCTGCTCCCTGATGGCCGCATGGTCGTGTCAGACAGCATGAATCATTGCATCAAGATCTACTGCTATAAGTGA
- the LOC119483615 gene encoding helix-loop-helix protein 2-like, whose protein sequence is MMLSPDQTDNDLSWTQSDPESILSGLKSAGCTSDEPGGEDERPKCKSDQPLTREEKRRRRRATAKYRSAHATRERIRVEAFNVAFAELRKLLPTLPPDKKLSKIEILRLAICYISYLNHVLDV, encoded by the coding sequence aTGATGCTGAGCCCGGACCAGACGGACAACGACCTCTCCTGGACTCAGTCCGACCCGGAGAGCATCCTTAGCGGCCTCAAGTCGGCCGGCTGCACCTCGGACGAGCCGGGAGGAGAAGATGAGAGGCCCAAGTGCAAATCCGACCAGCCTCTAACccgagaggagaagaggaggaggaggagagccacGGCCAAGTACCGCTCTGCGCACGCCACCAGGGAGCGGATCCGCGTGGAGGCCTTCAACGTGGCCTTCGCAGAGCTGAGGAAACTACTGCCCACCTTGCCTCCAGACAAGAAACTCTCCAAGATCGAGATCCTCAGACTGGCTATTTGCTACATCTCATATCTCAATCAcgtgctggatgtgtaa